The sequence ACAGGAACCACCCCCGAGTACAGGGACAGCAAGCTCAGGCCCTGGAGGCAGGCCCTGCTCCAGGCTCCAAGAGGAGGACGTGGGGTCTGGAGCAGGATGGCGGCCTTGAGAAGGGCTGCACCCCAAATGATGGGGGCTTCAAGTGGGGAAAATCTCAGAGGGCAGAGCCAACTCCCGGGCACGGGGCCCACCTGGATATGGAAGAATTCGGGGTGCACAGCTCTGGGGGCCCCCAGCAGCCAGGGGATGTGGGTCCATCTCCCAGGCCTGGGGAAGTGGCTTGAGATCACCTGGTCTTTGAACCTTGCCTACTGGCCCTAGGCAAAGGAGCcagcaggtgggggtggggtcagggagaGGGGTGGTCCCACTGAACAGGCAAAGGAAAAAGGGAGCCGATGGAGGAAAAGTGCACATTCCTCTTTCCAAATCCTCTCCCTACCAGGGaaaggctgggaggcaggggcctccgggggctgggggcggggtccTCTCTCTTCTGTGCCaggcccaggaggaggagggctgaTTCCCAGGGTCCCTCTTGGGTCAGCCTGCCTGGCGGGTCCGGCCCTCCTTGGGATGCCCTTGCCGTGGGAGAGGCGGGAAAGTGGCTGCCCCTCGCCACCCTAGGAGGACTCAAAACCACCAGCCAcccaacatgcacacacaccctcacacacgtTCAGTGACACACACCACTCCCTCAAGTACACACTCAAACTCACCTGCGAGCTCTGACACACTCTCTTGCACACTcccactcactcacacacactcgCACCTGCCCAGGGAACACGTAAACACAGGTACACTCTGAATAAGGGAGAGACAAGGGACCggccccctcccatcccctctcttCTTGTCCTGCCCCCAGAAGCTCAGGGGCTTCTGGAAAGGGGCCGGTTGCCATTGCCCTGCTGACGGTCACGGGCCCCACCTGGGGCCTCTCCTGGATCCTGCAATGCAGCATGATGGGACACATCCAAGTGTCCCCACAATAAGGGACCAAGCCCATTGGGCCGAGGAGGCTGCAGGCATGGCCCTCGGGACCTCCTTCCCAACAGCACCCTGCAGGGAGGGGCCCAATCCCTTGCTCCCTCCCCCAAAGACTCTGAATCCTTTCAAAGGCAGATGGAGGGCAGCCCCCAATTTGCACCAGGCTCATCCATCCCCTGGGGTGGAAGGTAGGAcccgggtggggggggggtgtgtggggCAGGGGCGAGGGATGTCGAGGAAGACGGTTCCTGGCTCCTAACCCGATGACAGCCGCCACCGAGAACTGCCCCCCAGGCCGCGGCCCTCTGGGAGGGGTCTCCCGGATCAGCAGTGCCTTCCAGCCTGGCCGATGCCCTCTTCAGGGGGCACAGAGGGACCCGGGGGTACAGAGCCAGCCTCTGGGCAGGAAGGGGTCATCCCGGGGCCCCATCTACAGCCTCCCACTCACAGGACCCCaaccccccccccgcctcctACCTGCTCCCAGGACACAGGAGTGATGCAGGGGAGTGGGACAGGGTGGGGGCGCCCCTGCCCCTCGGGGAGCCGCCCCGCCCAGGACTTAAAGTGGAGGACAGATCTCCCTGCCTTTCTGtgcccccacccagggcctgAGGGCTCTGCAACTCCTGCTGGGCGGCCCTCCTTCCCTCAGCCACCCCATAGCCCCAGGTCTCCAAACGTCCCTCAGCGCCTAGACCAGGGCAGGCCGCTGTGGGCCGGCAGGGGTAGACGGATCTCAGGCAGGTGGGcaaacaccccccaccccggaaTCCTGCACTGCGTTCCGGGCAGGGGCCTCTGACCTCACGCCCGGACCCTTCTGTGGCCGGCTGGTCCTTGGGAGGGCACACGTGACCTCTCTAAACCGTCTGGGTGCCCCGAGCCCCCTCAGAGCTGCCAGGGATCCTGGAGCTTCTGGTGCTGCCTGccgtccctccccctccccctgacgCCTAACCCACTGGTTCCCGGGGACTCGCCGAGTTTCCCGGGGACCCAACCAGCCATGGCCCGTGCCCACAAGGCCCTGCTGCCCAGCTCCATCCAGCCCAGGAGACCACACGGACCCTCTTGGACCCTGCCCGGACCGTACCTCCGTGCCGACTCGGGGTGCCAGGCCACTGCTGCTGCCCCCAACCATGACCCCACCACAGCAGCCCCTTCACTCCATTGCCCACAGCAGAGGCCAGACTCAGATGAAACGTTCAGGgaaatttattaaacagaaacactgactgaaaccaTTGAAAAGAGGGCATAACAACACACAGAGGAACTTCTAATGGCCACCGGAGCCCACGGGTCCCGCCCCCCCCCGGGTCCTCAAAAAGGTGCCTCCGCTACACCCCACCCGGCGGCCCTCCGTCTCCCCACAGTCTCCCTTCCTGAGGGCCCCGCGGGTGGCGTCTCGCCAGGAAGATGGGCGCCGGCCATGCCCGCTCCCCGCAGGGCAGACCCTCCATTTCTGGCCCACATGCCCGGGGCCCGGCCCTGCCCTATGGCGGCCACAGGACAGTCCCACAGCAGGGCGCGCGCCACCGAGCCGGGGACGTGGAGTCCCGAGGAACAACGGGGTGGCCCAGCAGAACACAAGCCCTGGGGGGCCTCTCGCAGACCTCCTGCAGGCCCGGTCAAGGTCTTCCTTCCCAAGGTCCCAGGTGGGATCCCAGGTCCTGGGGTGGGTGCTGGCTGTGACCTCGTCCATCGCGTCCTTCCCACTGGCTCCTGGGACTGGGCTCGGGGTCTCCACGCTTCACAGGGCTTGGGGGAACTGCTCAGAGGAGAACACACGCACATTTCCACAACAACAGGCAGCGCTGGGCCTGAATCTATGCCCAGAAAGCACACGTCGAGCTCACGACACTGGCCCACAGAGACCAGAGCCTTGGCTGGCACGTGGCGCACCGCAGGGCTCTGCGGGGGGTCGATGGctagggtgtgtgtgttggggggaggggagcgggggctGGGGGGTTCCTTGACACCTGGGTCCCTCTGGGGCCTACAGGGACACATTTGGGCTTGCCAGTACAGGGAGCCACCTGCCCCAGGGGATGGTGAATAGGGGTCCCCTCTcaggagggaggcccaggcacCTTGAGTGGCCCCTAACGACTCCCAGGCCAGTGTGGGTGGCAGCCATCTGCAGGTGCCCCTCACCTAGGCCGGGGCCGGCCACTCAGGGCTGCTCCCAGGTGGCAGGCTTTGGGGCTGGCCTTGGCATTGGCAGCTGGTGAGCTGTGGTTCTCCAGGCCAGTCCCAGGACTCCAGTGGCCATGCACAAACCTAGGGAGAACAAAACACTCCTTCCTCCCGCCAACTAATTCTCTTGGACCCTGCCCggaccccctccccctcctgcccctccccctccccctcttctccaagtctccctcctcctcctccttcggAACAAACGCTTCCCTGCACCCCCACTCACACCAAAGCCAGTTGTGGGGTACTGGGCAACCAGGTACTCAGCGCCCTGCCTGCCAAGCTGACCTGACGCTCTCGCGTGGGATCGTCTCCTCAGTGTTTGCTGTCCTTGCCCCTACTGCCCTTTCAGGCTGCAGGGGGAGGACACTTGCTCCTGCCCTCACCTGCGCAGAGGCTCCAGGGTGCTGCCTTCCCGGGGCTCCCCTCGAGCGGTGTAGATGATCCTGAAGTTGGACCCTGCGGTGTCCCTCCGGGGCATCTCCTCTCTGCGCCACAGCCCTTCCACGCCAGCGCCAGCGCCGGCTCCTTCTGACAGGGGCGGCCCCGGGGGAGGCGCCTCTAGGCCCCGCGTGGCCTGGGGGCCCATCAACACCCGTAGCTCAGAGCCCCCAGGGTGGGCGTTTGAGGGTGGCCAGAAGACAGGGCTGACGCCAGAGCCCCCGACTATACCTTCTTCAGCCTCTGCTGTGTTGGGGTCTCTGTCTGAGGCTCGGGTACGCCTCGCGCTGCGTATGGTGGCTCCCCGCTTGTGTCGCCGGTGCCTCCCTGAGCTGATGTTGGCTTGCTTGGTGGAGTCCCTAACAGCTGGTGGATGCTGAGGGGGTTGGGGCGGGGCCTCGGCCTGGCTGCCCTGCCCCTGTGCCCCAGTCAAAGCCCCCACTGTTTCTGTGGACTGCCCCTTCCCCTCGTTAAAATAGCTGTGTTGCCTGCTAGGGGAGGGGGTGCCTGGATATCTTGAGCCTATGCTTCCTAGGGCTTGGggtggctcacggccccagcccgCATCTCGTTTCCCGACGCTTCTGCTGCAGGCTGAGGCGCCT is a genomic window of Phocoena sinus isolate mPhoSin1 chromosome X, mPhoSin1.pri, whole genome shotgun sequence containing:
- the LOC116747821 gene encoding paraneoplastic antigen-like protein 5 — protein: MGPQATRGLEAPPPGPPLSEGAGAGAGVEGLWRREEMPRRDTAGSNFRIIYTARGEPREGSTLEPLRRFVHGHWSPGTGLENHSSPAANAKASPKACHLGAALSGRPRPR